The following coding sequences are from one Anolis sagrei isolate rAnoSag1 chromosome 6, rAnoSag1.mat, whole genome shotgun sequence window:
- the KDELR1 gene encoding ER lumen protein-retaining receptor 1, which yields MNIFRFLGDLSHLLAIIILLLKIWKTRSCAGISGKSQALFAIVFTTRYLDLVTNYISLYNTSMKVVYIACSYATVWMIYSKFKATYDGNHDTFRVEFLVIPTAVLAFLVNHDFTPLEILWTFSIYLESVAILPQLFMVSKTGEAETITSHYLFALGVYRALYLFNWIWRYQFENFFDLIAIVAGLVQTILYCDFFYLYITKVLKGKKLSLPA from the exons ATGAACATATTCCGCTTTTTGGGAGACCTGTCTCACCTGCTGGCCATCATCATTCTGCTCCTGAAGATCTGGAAGACGAGGTCATGTGCAG GGATTTCGGGGAAGAGTCAAGCTCTCTTTGCCATTGTCTTCACTACACGGTACCTAGACCTAGTTACCAACTACATCTCGTTGTACAACACTTCCATGAAG GTGGTTTATATTGCATGCTCATATGCCACAGTGTGGATGATTTACAGCAAATTCAAAGCCACCTATGATGGCAACCATGACACCTTCCGGGTGGAATTCCTAGTTATCCCTACAGCAGTGTTAGCTTTCCTAGTGAACCATGACTTCACTCCTCTAGAG ATCCTCTGGACCTTCTCCATCTACCTGGAGTCAGTAGCTATCCTGCCACAGCTCTTCATGGTCAGTAAGACAGGTGAAGCGGAAACCATCACAAGCCACTATCTCTTTGCTCTGGGTGTCTACCGTGCCCTCTACCTGTTCAATTGGATCTGGCGCTACCAGTTTGAGAACTTCTTCGATCTAATTGCCATTGTGGCTGGCTTAGTGCAAACCATACTCTACTGTGATTTTTTCTACCTCTACATTACAAAAG TTCTAAAAGGCAAGAAGTTGAGTTTGCCTGCATAG
- the SYNGR4 gene encoding synaptogyrin-4, with translation MRRLVTALKDFADNDIVHFLTRPQIIARILAAVFSLIIFACLVAEGYQNLTTSSQLHCILNDNGAACCYGITVGVLSFLQCLLFLGFDIYDTSISNHKFKYAILVLDVTFSIIWTCLWFVGFCFLANQWNRSTHSYLLGTSAARACIAFALLSVPCWVYLAYLALKNLWAEPPVPYKRTLDEGSVALTTLPSCTTTSLPNNIRYPENMGTASYPSTPVPHRLTLMNSDD, from the exons ATGAGGAGGCTGGTTACTGCTTTGAAGGACTTTGCGGATAATGACATAGTGCACTTCCTTACAAGACCTCAGATTATTGCCAGAATCCTAGCAGCG GTATTCTCTCTGATAATCTTTGCTTGTTTGGTGGCTGAAGGATATCAGAACTTGACAACCTCTTCCCAGTTACACTGTATTTTGAATGATAATGGGGCAGCCTGCTGCTATGGCATCACAGTGGGTGTACTCTCCTTTCTTCAGTGTCTCCTCTTTTTGGGCTTTGACATCTATGACACTTCAATTTCAAATCACAAGTTCAAGTATGCTATCCTTGTACTGGATGTTACCTTCTCCA TCATCTGGACATGCCTGTGGTTTGTTGGGTTCTGTTTTCTAGCCAATCAGTGGAACAGGTCGACACATTCCTACCTGCTGGGAACTAGTGCTGCACGAGCATGCATTGCCTTTGCTCTCCTCTCGGTTCCATGCTGG GTGTATCTGGCTTATCTGGCTCTGAAAAACCTGTGGGCTGAACCACCGGTTCCTTACAAGCGGACCCTGGATGAAGGGTCTGTTGCCTTGACCACCCTGCCTTCTTGTACTACCACCTCCCTTCCCAATAATATAAGGTACCCTGAGAATATGGGTACAGCCTCTTATCCATCCACTCCCGTACCTCATCGACTAACATTAATGAATAGTGATGACTAG